One genomic segment of Ferrimonas sp. YFM includes these proteins:
- a CDS encoding nuclear transport factor 2 family protein, producing the protein MNQTKLHEFARAFFAAVDDQHADGLRPYLSDNVRLQMANFPASHGVESLVDAFKATEERFSSITHDVQGICIGNWSEGDVVSVEAIAHYVVREGGNRVSLPVTSTLRLNGEGKVADYRIFIDPAPAFA; encoded by the coding sequence ATGAATCAGACCAAACTCCATGAGTTTGCTCGTGCCTTCTTTGCTGCGGTGGACGACCAGCATGCCGATGGACTTCGTCCTTACCTCAGCGACAACGTCAGACTTCAAATGGCAAACTTTCCCGCCAGCCACGGCGTGGAGTCCCTTGTTGATGCATTCAAGGCCACCGAAGAGCGGTTCTCCTCCATCACCCATGACGTGCAGGGGATCTGTATTGGAAACTGGTCTGAGGGAGATGTGGTCAGTGTGGAGGCCATTGCCCACTATGTTGTCAGAGAGGGGGGAAACCGGGTAAGCCTGCCGGTCACCAGTACCCTTCGTCTCAATGGCGAAGGCAAGGTTGCCGATTACCGCATCTTTATCGATCCCGCTCCGGCGTTCGCCTGA
- a CDS encoding YchF/TatD family DNA exonuclease codes for MLIDSHCHLDRLAEDASSELLRPVVERAREAGVKEMLCVSVSQKGYEPMRKAAEPFEEVVFSCGVHPLDIKEGFDQAWLRQHAQDARVVAIGETGLDYYYSKDNIADQQRAFAEHIEVARELSKPVIVHTRDAREDTLGVLREGQGVTGVLHCFTENWEMARAALDMGLLISISGIVTFRNADMLRDVVRKLPMDRLLVETDSPYLAPVPYRGKQNQPAYVKEVAQYVADLKHCSYEELCRQTAENYRKLFQR; via the coding sequence GTGCTTATCGATTCCCATTGTCACCTTGATCGCCTGGCGGAAGACGCCAGTTCTGAATTGCTCAGACCCGTAGTGGAGCGAGCCAGAGAAGCGGGCGTCAAGGAGATGCTTTGTGTGTCCGTATCCCAGAAAGGCTATGAGCCCATGCGAAAGGCCGCCGAGCCCTTCGAGGAGGTGGTGTTCTCCTGTGGCGTTCACCCCCTGGACATCAAAGAGGGGTTTGATCAGGCCTGGCTCAGGCAGCACGCTCAGGACGCCCGGGTGGTGGCCATAGGTGAAACCGGCCTGGATTACTACTACAGCAAAGACAACATCGCCGACCAGCAGCGTGCCTTTGCCGAGCACATCGAAGTGGCCCGGGAACTGAGCAAGCCGGTGATCGTCCACACCCGGGATGCCAGGGAGGACACCCTTGGTGTCCTGCGCGAAGGGCAGGGGGTGACTGGGGTGCTGCACTGCTTCACCGAAAACTGGGAGATGGCCAGGGCGGCCCTGGACATGGGACTGCTAATCTCCATCTCCGGCATCGTCACTTTCCGCAATGCGGATATGCTCAGGGATGTGGTGCGTAAGCTGCCCATGGACAGACTGCTGGTGGAGACCGACTCCCCCTATCTGGCGCCGGTTCCCTACCGGGGCAAACAGAACCAGCCCGCTTACGTGAAAGAGGTGGCCCAGTATGTGGCCGACCTGAAGCACTGCTCCTACGAGGAGCTGTGCCGTCAAACGGCAGAGAACTATCGCAAGCTGTTTCAACGATAA
- the pabC gene encoding aminodeoxychorismate lyase has product MSSWIDGVPSQSLGLSDRGLNLADGHFTTMLVREGDIELWPLHRQRLSQACSRLMMAQPDWHQVEATLAQATSGLQGLKVAKLLFTRGEQGRGYAASLHQPPRVILSLHPYPVHYLHWQQQGIRVGVADFILGNQPALAGLKTLGRTEQVLHRAEVDASSCDELLALDPQGRVLETSAANLFLCQGRVLVTPSLHRGGVAGVMRQQILRLAPELGWQIELRDLTRSDLAQAEAAFISNSLMGLVPITELAGRALVVSADIRSLQEALAQ; this is encoded by the coding sequence ATGAGTAGCTGGATTGACGGTGTCCCCAGCCAGTCTCTGGGTCTGTCTGACCGGGGCTTGAACCTGGCGGACGGCCACTTCACCACCATGCTGGTGCGTGAAGGCGACATAGAGCTGTGGCCGTTGCACCGTCAACGTTTGAGTCAGGCGTGCAGCAGGCTGATGATGGCTCAGCCCGATTGGCACCAGGTGGAGGCCACCCTGGCCCAGGCGACCTCAGGCCTGCAGGGGCTGAAGGTGGCCAAACTGCTGTTTACCCGGGGTGAGCAGGGCAGAGGCTATGCGGCGTCCCTGCATCAGCCTCCCCGGGTGATCCTCTCCCTCCATCCCTATCCGGTACACTATCTTCACTGGCAGCAGCAGGGGATTCGTGTTGGCGTCGCCGACTTCATCCTGGGCAACCAGCCCGCCCTGGCGGGGCTGAAAACCCTGGGCCGCACCGAGCAGGTGCTGCATCGAGCCGAGGTGGACGCCAGCTCCTGTGATGAGCTTCTGGCCTTGGACCCTCAGGGCAGAGTTCTGGAGACCAGTGCGGCCAACCTGTTTTTGTGTCAGGGCAGGGTGCTGGTGACGCCGTCTCTGCACCGGGGCGGCGTGGCCGGCGTCATGCGCCAGCAGATACTGCGGCTGGCTCCCGAACTGGGTTGGCAGATTGAGCTGCGGGATCTGACCCGGTCAGATTTGGCACAGGCGGAGGCGGCCTTTATCAGCAATTCGTTGATGGGACTGGTGCCCATCACTGAACTGGCGGGACGTGCATTAGTCGTCTCTGCCGACATCAGGAGCCTGCAGGAGGCGTTGGCACAATGA
- the holB gene encoding DNA polymerase III subunit delta' — protein MTLPVALSAMPWLERSWQLWQQSLASGRFSHGWLICGAPGIGKTELANALADSLLCEQGTGCGLCRGCQLLAADNHPDRLVIQPDPRVIKVEQIRELIHALEATAHQGGRRVVVIHQADAMNTAAANALLKTLEEPAPGVHLLLVSDAPNRLPATIVSRCQRLLVASPSRQQSLQWLGEGRVAPQQLDGLLRLFGGPLKLAEALEAGQLETIESWRQAWQRSLDTGVLDPVLFGLDDAQAAQALKLLYIDLVADPHAYVASLARYQVLAREVAELHQRFETQPGLNAVAVFQQLLVRH, from the coding sequence GTGACCCTGCCTGTGGCCTTAAGCGCCATGCCCTGGCTCGAACGAAGCTGGCAGCTTTGGCAGCAGAGCCTGGCCAGCGGACGATTCAGTCATGGCTGGCTGATTTGCGGCGCCCCAGGCATAGGCAAAACCGAACTGGCCAACGCTTTGGCGGACTCGCTTTTGTGCGAGCAAGGCACAGGTTGTGGCCTGTGTCGCGGCTGTCAGCTGCTGGCCGCCGACAATCACCCGGACCGCCTGGTGATCCAGCCCGATCCCAGGGTGATCAAGGTGGAACAGATCCGCGAGCTGATCCACGCCCTTGAAGCCACCGCTCACCAGGGTGGTCGTCGGGTGGTGGTGATTCACCAGGCCGACGCCATGAACACCGCCGCCGCCAATGCCCTGCTCAAGACTCTGGAGGAGCCGGCGCCCGGGGTGCATCTGCTGCTGGTCAGTGATGCCCCGAATCGTCTGCCGGCCACCATCGTCAGTCGCTGTCAGCGCCTGCTGGTGGCCTCGCCCTCCCGACAGCAATCGCTGCAATGGTTAGGGGAGGGGCGGGTGGCGCCTCAGCAGCTGGATGGCCTGCTGCGTTTGTTCGGCGGGCCGCTTAAGCTGGCCGAGGCCCTGGAGGCTGGGCAACTTGAGACCATAGAATCCTGGCGCCAGGCCTGGCAAAGAAGCCTGGACACCGGCGTCCTCGACCCTGTGCTTTTTGGCCTGGATGATGCCCAGGCGGCGCAGGCATTGAAGTTGCTCTATATTGATCTTGTAGCCGATCCTCACGCCTATGTGGCCTCGCTGGCGCGTTACCAGGTGCTGGCGCGAGAGGTGGCAGAGCTGCACCAAAGGTTTGAAACCCAGCCCGGGCTGAACGCAGTGGCGGTGTTTCAGCAATTGTTGGTGCGCCACTAG
- the tmk gene encoding dTMP kinase produces the protein MSQTGKFIVIEGLEGAGKSSAIERVNAWFERHFAGQERVNTREPGGTPLAEEIREIWKRPREEPMANMTELLMVYACRAQLVETVIKPALARGCWVIGDRHNLSSLAYQGAGRGLTKEVEGLSEITLGGFKPHLTLYLDIDPKVGLERARGRGELDRIELESLDFFERARQSYLSHAAADASIRTIDASQSMEKVQQDIEDALAEALL, from the coding sequence ATGAGTCAGACTGGAAAATTCATCGTCATCGAAGGCCTGGAAGGGGCGGGAAAGAGCTCCGCCATTGAACGGGTCAACGCTTGGTTTGAGCGCCACTTCGCCGGACAGGAGAGGGTCAACACCCGAGAACCTGGCGGCACGCCACTGGCGGAAGAGATCCGCGAGATCTGGAAGCGCCCGCGCGAGGAGCCCATGGCCAACATGACCGAACTGCTGATGGTCTACGCCTGCCGTGCACAGCTGGTGGAGACGGTGATTAAGCCTGCGCTGGCGCGTGGCTGCTGGGTTATCGGCGATCGTCATAACCTCTCCTCCCTGGCCTATCAGGGGGCCGGTCGTGGCCTGACCAAGGAGGTGGAAGGCCTTTCTGAGATCACCCTGGGCGGCTTTAAGCCGCACCTGACCCTGTATCTGGACATCGATCCCAAGGTGGGACTGGAGCGGGCCCGGGGCCGGGGCGAACTGGACCGAATCGAGCTGGAGAGCCTGGACTTCTTCGAGCGCGCCCGTCAAAGCTATCTGAGCCACGCCGCCGCCGATGCCAGCATTCGAACCATCGATGCCTCCCAGTCCATGGAAAAGGTACAACAGGACATCGAGGACGCCCTGGCGGAGGCGCTGCTGTGA
- the dcd gene encoding dCTP deaminase gives MRLTDIEIEQHLDKGQISIDPRPSQDRISGVSVDVTLGDRFRVFQDHTAASIDLSGPRDEVQKALNSVMSDEIAIADGDAFYLHPGELALGATFESLTLPADIVGWLDGRSSLARLGLMVHVTAHRIDPGWSGQIVLEFYNSGKLPLALRPGMTIGALNFEKLAMECARPYNKRSNAKYRDQQGAVASRITQDG, from the coding sequence ATGCGTCTTACCGATATCGAGATTGAACAGCACCTGGACAAGGGCCAGATCAGCATTGATCCCCGGCCCTCCCAGGACCGAATTTCCGGCGTCAGCGTTGACGTTACTCTGGGAGACCGTTTCCGGGTCTTCCAGGATCACACCGCCGCCTCCATCGACCTCTCCGGTCCCCGGGATGAGGTACAGAAGGCGCTCAACAGCGTCATGAGCGATGAGATTGCCATTGCCGATGGCGATGCCTTCTATCTGCACCCTGGTGAGCTTGCCCTGGGGGCCACCTTCGAGTCCCTGACTCTGCCGGCGGACATTGTGGGTTGGCTGGATGGCCGCTCCTCCCTGGCTCGCCTGGGCTTGATGGTGCACGTAACCGCCCATCGGATCGATCCCGGCTGGTCCGGTCAGATTGTTCTGGAGTTCTACAACAGTGGCAAACTGCCCCTGGCCCTGCGCCCGGGAATGACCATCGGTGCCCTGAACTTCGAGAAGCTGGCGATGGAGTGTGCCCGGCCGTACAACAAGCGCAGCAATGCCAAGTACCGCGACCAGCAGGGTGCGGTGGCCAGTCGCATCACCCAGGATGGCTGA
- the rsmF gene encoding 16S rRNA (cytosine(1407)-C(5))-methyltransferase RsmF has product MANIKQEFLNSISEILPSHLSLEEFVHYNSQPLRPSIRINTLRTDCDSFIERMTPKGWHFEAIPWCPQGYWLTRDDDSVQLGNTLEHLAGLFYIQEASSMMPPFVMASLTEAPNTLLDMAAAPGSKTTQLAAWMGNHGLLMANEYSSSRLKGLHANLCRMGVANTVLTHFDAQVFGHTLPETFDAILLDAPCSGEGTLRKDPDALSNWSLESVESIAQTQRGLIESGFHALKPGGLMVYSTCTLNRQENQEVCLHLKSQFGDAVEFIDLSSLFTDADKAVTPEGFLHIWPQIYDSEGFFVAALRKTASVDSEHRPPRLGRFPFTPASRKQQDALRDHLMATFGLTLPGGELMARDKELWLFPQGCDRFIPAIRMQRLGVKLGEEAKHGFKVSHETLVLLGADADKAVDLDDDEAVTYLMGRDLPRDNSAKAKGEVLLRWQGVPLGMAKWVGNKLKNSLPRELVRDNVAKV; this is encoded by the coding sequence ATGGCGAACATCAAGCAGGAATTCCTCAACTCTATCAGTGAGATTTTGCCAAGTCACCTGAGCCTTGAGGAGTTTGTTCATTACAACAGCCAGCCACTGCGTCCCTCCATTCGCATCAATACCCTGAGGACCGACTGTGACAGCTTCATCGAGCGCATGACCCCCAAGGGTTGGCATTTCGAAGCGATCCCCTGGTGCCCACAGGGCTACTGGCTGACCCGGGACGACGACAGCGTGCAGCTGGGCAACACCCTGGAGCACCTGGCCGGGCTGTTCTACATTCAGGAAGCTTCGTCGATGATGCCCCCCTTTGTGATGGCGTCGCTCACCGAGGCCCCGAATACCCTGCTGGACATGGCCGCGGCCCCAGGGTCGAAGACCACCCAGCTGGCAGCCTGGATGGGCAACCATGGGCTGCTGATGGCCAACGAATACTCCTCCTCCCGACTGAAGGGGCTGCATGCCAACCTGTGTCGTATGGGGGTGGCCAACACCGTGCTGACCCACTTCGATGCCCAGGTGTTTGGCCACACCCTGCCGGAGACCTTTGACGCCATCTTGCTGGACGCCCCCTGCTCCGGCGAGGGCACCCTGCGCAAGGACCCGGACGCCCTGAGCAACTGGAGCCTGGAATCGGTGGAAAGCATCGCCCAGACCCAGCGGGGTCTGATTGAGTCCGGGTTTCACGCCCTGAAACCCGGCGGCCTGATGGTTTACTCCACCTGCACCCTGAATCGTCAGGAGAACCAGGAGGTTTGCCTTCACCTTAAATCCCAGTTCGGTGACGCCGTGGAGTTTATCGATCTCTCCTCACTGTTCACCGACGCCGACAAGGCGGTCACCCCTGAAGGGTTTCTGCACATCTGGCCACAGATCTACGACAGCGAAGGCTTCTTCGTTGCCGCCCTGCGCAAGACCGCGTCCGTCGACAGCGAGCACCGTCCGCCAAGGCTGGGCCGCTTCCCCTTTACCCCGGCCTCCCGCAAGCAGCAGGACGCGTTGCGAGACCACCTGATGGCCACCTTTGGCCTGACTCTGCCCGGCGGTGAGCTGATGGCCAGAGACAAGGAGTTGTGGCTGTTCCCACAAGGCTGTGACCGCTTCATTCCGGCGATTCGCATGCAGCGCTTGGGGGTCAAGCTGGGTGAAGAGGCCAAACACGGTTTCAAAGTCAGCCACGAAACTCTGGTGCTGCTGGGCGCAGACGCCGACAAGGCGGTAGATCTCGATGATGACGAAGCGGTGACCTACCTGATGGGCAGGGATCTTCCCCGGGACAACAGTGCCAAGGCCAAGGGCGAAGTGCTGCTGCGCTGGCAGGGTGTGCCCCTGGGCATGGCCAAATGGGTGGGCAACAAGCTGAAAAACTCACTGCCCAGGGAGCTGGTCAGGGACAATGTCGCCAAGGTTTAG
- the udk gene encoding uridine kinase, with translation MANQQQCVIIGIAGASASGKSLIARTICDDLRQDMGTDQIAMITEDCYYKDQGHLSMEERVKTNYDHPSALDHELLCQHLEQLRAGESCEVPVYSYVEHTRMPQTTKVTPKRVIIIEGILLLTDPKLREQMHASIFMDTPLDICLLRRLRRDVEERGRTMDSVLEQYKQTVRPMFLQFIEPSKQHADLIVPRGGKNRIAIDFLKAKIRQLASD, from the coding sequence ATGGCTAACCAACAACAATGCGTCATCATCGGCATCGCCGGTGCGTCAGCCTCGGGTAAGAGCTTGATCGCTCGAACCATCTGTGACGATCTGCGCCAGGATATGGGCACAGATCAGATCGCGATGATCACCGAGGATTGCTACTACAAGGACCAGGGTCACCTGTCCATGGAGGAGCGGGTTAAGACCAACTACGATCACCCCAGCGCCCTGGACCATGAGCTGCTGTGTCAGCACCTGGAGCAACTGCGTGCCGGTGAATCCTGCGAGGTGCCGGTCTACAGCTACGTGGAACACACCCGCATGCCCCAGACCACCAAGGTGACGCCGAAGCGGGTGATCATCATCGAAGGTATCTTGCTGCTGACCGATCCCAAGCTTCGCGAACAGATGCACGCCTCCATCTTTATGGATACTCCGCTGGACATCTGTCTGCTGCGCCGTCTGCGTCGTGACGTGGAGGAGCGTGGCCGGACCATGGATTCCGTTCTGGAGCAGTATAAGCAGACGGTGCGTCCGATGTTTTTGCAGTTCATTGAGCCGTCCAAGCAGCACGCCGACCTGATCGTGCCGCGCGGGGGCAAGAACCGCATCGCCATCGACTTCCTGAAAGCCAAAATTCGTCAGCTGGCCAGCGACTAA
- a CDS encoding PilZ domain-containing protein — protein sequence MTTRLTHSFHSLNELHLAYMAFLKSGGLFIPCEQLTELGQRVELLYTLPGESETKRVVGQVVWSNPQADSQRPRGVGVAFAEGDEPHRERIEQLLADQLASGQLTWTL from the coding sequence ATGACCACCAGACTGACCCACAGCTTTCACTCTCTCAATGAGCTGCATCTGGCCTATATGGCCTTCCTCAAGTCCGGTGGCCTCTTCATTCCCTGTGAACAACTTACCGAGTTGGGGCAGAGGGTGGAGCTGCTCTACACCTTGCCCGGAGAGAGTGAGACCAAGAGGGTGGTGGGTCAGGTGGTGTGGTCCAATCCCCAGGCGGACAGTCAACGTCCTCGGGGCGTAGGCGTCGCCTTTGCCGAAGGCGACGAACCACACCGGGAGCGCATCGAGCAGCTGTTGGCCGATCAGTTGGCCAGTGGCCAATTGACCTGGACCCTCTAA
- the apbC gene encoding iron-sulfur cluster carrier protein ApbC produces MSPNPIQDKLPEALSGQVLEILSQQQDPYLQQNLVEAGIVRSLDIDGSCLKLGLVYPYPCQSKYRQRVMGLTNALAKLDAIEEVECEIGLQVPTITAAGQAEQVKGVKNIIAVSSGKGGVGKSTTAINLALALAAEGARVGVLDADIHGPSVPIMLGVKEFQPVSTDGKTMEPAIAHGMAAMSIGFMVTEDQATVWRGPMAAGALVQLLNETNWPELDYLVIDMPPGTGDIQLTLSQQVPVAGAVVVTTPQDIATADARKGITMFNKVNIPVLGIVENMSYHICSQCGSKEHPFGSGGGQATAERYNVPLLGDLPLNVAIREAVDSGNPTVVADPEGELTAQYKSIARKSAAALVNLSVPTGLEIEICDE; encoded by the coding sequence GTGAGCCCAAATCCCATCCAAGATAAGCTACCGGAAGCCCTTTCCGGGCAAGTCCTTGAGATCCTTTCCCAACAGCAAGACCCCTATCTTCAGCAAAACCTGGTCGAGGCCGGCATCGTTCGCAGCCTGGACATCGACGGCAGCTGCCTGAAGCTGGGGCTGGTCTACCCCTATCCCTGTCAGAGCAAGTACCGCCAGCGCGTAATGGGCCTGACCAATGCCCTGGCCAAGCTGGACGCCATCGAAGAGGTGGAGTGCGAAATTGGCCTGCAGGTGCCCACCATCACCGCCGCCGGTCAGGCAGAGCAGGTGAAGGGCGTGAAGAACATCATCGCTGTCTCCTCAGGTAAAGGCGGCGTGGGTAAGTCCACCACCGCCATCAACCTGGCCCTGGCCCTGGCGGCCGAAGGGGCCCGGGTGGGGGTTCTGGATGCGGACATTCACGGGCCCTCCGTGCCGATCATGCTGGGCGTGAAAGAGTTCCAGCCGGTGAGCACCGACGGTAAAACCATGGAGCCGGCCATTGCCCACGGCATGGCCGCCATGTCCATCGGCTTTATGGTGACCGAAGATCAGGCCACCGTGTGGCGTGGCCCTATGGCCGCTGGCGCCTTGGTGCAACTGCTGAACGAGACCAACTGGCCGGAACTGGATTACCTGGTGATCGACATGCCCCCAGGCACGGGTGACATTCAACTGACCCTGTCTCAGCAGGTGCCGGTGGCCGGCGCCGTGGTGGTGACCACCCCACAGGACATCGCCACCGCCGATGCCCGTAAGGGGATCACCATGTTCAACAAGGTGAACATCCCTGTGCTGGGGATTGTGGAGAACATGAGCTACCACATCTGCTCCCAGTGCGGCAGCAAGGAGCACCCGTTTGGCTCCGGCGGCGGTCAGGCCACCGCAGAGCGCTATAATGTGCCTTTGCTGGGCGACTTGCCGCTGAACGTGGCGATCCGCGAGGCGGTCGACAGTGGCAACCCGACGGTTGTGGCAGACCCAGAAGGGGAGCTGACCGCTCAGTACAAGAGCATCGCCCGCAAGAGCGCCGCCGCCCTGGTGAATCTGTCCGTGCCCACCGGGCTGGAGATTGAGATTTGCGACGAGTAG
- the mltG gene encoding endolytic transglycosylase MltG, whose product MRKWMIGLALSLASLALAAVIAAAYMVHRLDKEMAAPLNLAEATEWQLPVGASTVRVANLWSEAGWIPTSFWIKLAVRMEPSLANIKAGTYELEPQMSVREALQLLMDGRQMAFRLTLVEGETLKQALARVFGHPKLTQPAQGMEGLLAAIEFDGANPEGMLFPDTYQFHAGDSAEALVRRSASRMRREIEQAWSQCQEGLPLETDYQMVILASIIEKETALAEERPLIGSVFINRLNRGMRLQTDPTVIYGMGERFDGNITKADLLERTPYNTYRIRGLPPTPISLVGREALQAACQPAQSKYYYFVSKGDGSHHFSRTLKEHNRAVNKYIRKRS is encoded by the coding sequence ATGAGAAAATGGATGATTGGCCTGGCGCTGTCCCTGGCCAGTCTGGCCCTGGCGGCGGTGATTGCCGCGGCCTACATGGTTCATCGCCTGGACAAAGAGATGGCGGCTCCCCTGAATCTGGCCGAGGCCACCGAGTGGCAACTGCCGGTGGGGGCCTCTACTGTGCGAGTGGCCAACCTCTGGTCTGAAGCGGGGTGGATCCCCACCTCCTTCTGGATCAAGTTGGCGGTGCGCATGGAGCCCAGCCTGGCCAACATCAAGGCGGGCACCTACGAGCTGGAACCCCAGATGAGCGTCCGGGAGGCGCTGCAGCTGTTGATGGACGGCAGGCAGATGGCGTTCCGTCTGACCCTGGTTGAGGGGGAAACCCTGAAGCAGGCCCTGGCCCGGGTGTTCGGTCACCCCAAACTGACCCAGCCTGCCCAGGGGATGGAGGGATTGCTGGCCGCCATCGAGTTCGATGGTGCCAATCCCGAGGGGATGCTGTTCCCGGACACCTATCAGTTTCATGCCGGGGATTCCGCCGAAGCCCTGGTGCGTCGTTCCGCCAGCCGGATGCGGCGCGAGATAGAGCAGGCCTGGAGCCAGTGTCAGGAGGGGCTGCCCCTGGAGACTGATTACCAGATGGTGATCCTGGCCTCCATCATCGAGAAGGAGACCGCCCTGGCAGAGGAGCGTCCGCTGATCGGCTCGGTGTTCATCAACCGCCTGAATCGGGGTATGCGTCTGCAGACAGACCCCACGGTGATCTACGGCATGGGGGAGCGCTTCGATGGCAACATCACCAAAGCGGACCTGCTGGAGAGAACCCCCTATAACACCTATCGCATTCGAGGTTTGCCGCCGACCCCCATCTCCCTGGTGGGACGTGAAGCGTTGCAAGCCGCCTGCCAGCCGGCTCAGAGCAAATATTACTACTTTGTCTCCAAGGGCGACGGCAGCCACCATTTTTCCCGGACCCTGAAGGAACACAACAGGGCCGTTAATAAATACATCAGAAAGAGATCATGA
- a CDS encoding nuclear transport factor 2 family protein, whose translation MTSIAEINKERVRAFFKTLEAEDPKAVSEMFAEDGIHLNPYHCGVFPEGAKGPQGVYDYWAPTFGLFDGMSFPIHEIYAMEGGEGVFVRYSGRIKLKDDAGWYENDYYSTFKFNGQGKITEYVEIFNPVTAARGFGLLGKLVTSPRQ comes from the coding sequence ATGACCAGCATTGCGGAAATAAACAAAGAGCGGGTTCGGGCGTTTTTCAAAACACTTGAAGCGGAAGACCCCAAAGCAGTTTCCGAGATGTTTGCCGAAGATGGCATTCACCTCAACCCTTACCACTGTGGCGTGTTTCCTGAAGGTGCCAAGGGCCCACAGGGCGTTTATGACTATTGGGCGCCAACCTTCGGCCTGTTTGATGGGATGTCCTTCCCCATCCATGAGATCTACGCCATGGAGGGTGGAGAGGGCGTATTCGTGCGCTACAGCGGCCGAATAAAATTGAAAGATGACGCCGGTTGGTACGAAAACGACTACTACTCAACCTTCAAATTTAACGGCCAAGGCAAGATCACCGAGTATGTGGAGATTTTCAACCCTGTCACCGCCGCCCGGGGTTTTGGGCTGCTGGGCAAACTCGTGACTTCCCCTCGCCAGTAA